TATGTCAATCCCAGCAATGCCCGCGAACTGGCAGAAACCATCACGCGGACACTGACAGATTCCATCCTCAGGGAAAGGATGATAGCTGAAGGGAAAAAATATGCTCTTAATTTTGAGGCAGAAAAAATAGCCAAAGAGATAATACGCATTTACAAAAAAGTAATGAAACAATAACCTGCCATGAAAATATCCATTGTTATCAATACATATAATGCCGAAAAGCATCTGAAAGAAGTACTGGAATCTGTGAAAGGATTTGACGAAATCTTGGTTTGCGACATGGAGAGCACCGACCATACCATAAAAATAGCCCAGGAATATGGCTGTAAAATAGTCACCTTCGAGAAAAAGAATTATAATATAGTAGAACCTGCCCGCCAATTTGCAATTGAACAAACCTCTCACTCATGGGTTTTAGTGGTGGATGCAGATGAAGTCGTGACAAAAGAACTGAGAGATTATCTGTATGCCAACATCAGCCGGGAAGATTGTCCGGATGGTATTTTGATACCTCGTAAAAACTATTTCATGGGGAAATTCATGCATTGCTATTATCCTGACCATATTCTCCGTTTCTTCAAAAAAGAGAAAACATACTGGCCCCCCATTATCCATGTGTCACCGGAAGTAAAAGGTACACTTTATAAAATTCCTCCCAAAAGAAAAGAACTGGCATTCGAACACTTAGCCAATGACCTTGTCTCCGACATCGTGAGAAAAACAAATGACTATACAGAAAATGAAGTGACTAAGAAAGCTCATAAGCATTATACGGTGTTTGCTCTCCTTCACCGCCCTCTATTCCGCTTCTTTAAGGGGTATATACTGAAACAGGGATTCAGAGACGGAGTTCCCGGCTTCATAAGAGCATGTTTAGACGGATACTACCAATTTGTAATGGTAGCAAAAATATTAGAACGCCAACACCGAAAAGGAATCACGGCAAAACAACGATGAGATATCGTGGAATCAGAAACTCTCCGGAAAGAACAAAGGAGTCTTATAGGTCAGTTTATGAACAAAGGACCGATCTGATATTTCTTTCAGTTTCTCTGCATCACAGGTCGGATGCGAAAGCAACTCATACAGTTCTTTAGTCGGCGCTTCGGACACTTTCTTCATCGTAGCATAACATTTCTTGGCATACTTATTATCGGTGACAAGAGCAACAAACATCAAGTGTAACTGGAAATAATGCATCATGCTATCTTCATTTTTCCAATAACTGTCCAATATTTCTTTCCAAGCCTTCAATAACCAAGAAGACCGGCTACTATACAGGAAACAGCTTTGAATCTGTGTATAAGCAAATTCTCCGGCAGACTGGAAAACAAAAAAGGGCTGCCGATACACCCACTCAGGAATAGAAGAAGTGAGCAGGCAAGTGGCATCAATCCACAAACCTCCATACTTATCCAATAAATACACACGTAATATATCCGAAAATTGGGCATCAGGAATAATACCTTTTCGCCTTTTCTCAAGGATGTAAGGAGGTAATTCCAAATAATCCGATATATTGTCTTCCGTGAGAAGAATCACTTGTTGACCAGCCTCTTTATACACTTCGACAGACCGCAGGCATCGTCTTACCACATCCGGAGCCTGTTCTGTTCCTTGCAGCCAGCATTGCCAAATGTAAGGAGAAAAAAAAGGGCCCTCCTGTTCTGTCTCTGCATACATGTCGGGAAACTGCAACTTACAAACATATTCTTTCTGAAAGTAAGCTATCGTTCTTTGAGCATTATAAGGGTGAAGCAGGTCACGAACCTTATGCCGCAACTCTTTTTGAGGAACCAGGGCGGAAACCAGCGTAGCAAAGAGCTTCCGGATTCTTGCACATAAATGATCGTGTTTCATAGATACTTGTTTATTCCATTAGTACAATATTTACGATGCTCTTTCTTTGTACGTTCCAACTCTGCCAAATGATATTCTTCATTGCTTCGGGAAGACTCCTTATGGTTCAAGTGATACACAATGCCTCCCATTTTCAAAAATTTCTTCCGCACTCCGGCAAAAAACAAGCGGAAACCGAGTTCGCCGTCCTCATGTCCCCATTGCAGTAAATCCTCATTGTATCCATTGACGGTGATAATATCTTTTTTCCAGAAAGCCATATTACACCCCCGCAAATGATCAACCTTCTTGCCATATTTAGTAGCTACAAACTGACGCAAGATTTTAGAACGAAAACTGTTCAGCATAAAACTGATTGGCATATCAAACAGGCTGATCTCCAAACCTCTATTTGCCAATATCTTTGCCGTAATAGCAGCTCCCAACTTAACACGACTGCCACAAACAAAACAATTATGCTCCGCAATCTCTAAATGATCCTGAATAAAATGACGCTCCACAATCACATCTCCGTCTATCTGAATAAGATAATCATACTGAGCCTGTGCCATTGCTTTATTCAAAATGACAGTTTTCCTAAATCCTTGATCCTCCTGCCACAAATGTATAACAGGAATTTCCGTGGTAGCTTTCAGCCGTTCTATCAACTTTCTTGTATCATCACCTGAACCATCGTCTGCAATAATAATCTCACCGGGTGGAACAGTCTGATTCAGCAAACTGCCCAGCGAGAGTTCCAAGGCTTCTTTCCAGTTGTATGTTGCCACAATGACAGAAACTTTATCTTTTATCATAATTTATACAGTTGTAAAAAGGTCTTTAAAATAACGGAAACTATCAGGAGAGAACGGTTTATCTCTATCCATAATCCAATAAAGAGGAATGTCTCTATAAAAAGCGGCCACCAATGAGAAGGTACTTTTCACTCCTATCAGATAGTCGCATTGAGACAGCAGATAGAGATCTTCTACCCCACTTCCCCGGAAGAGGTAAACAGAATGACCGATTTCCTGTCTGTACTGGTCCAGGCATAACTTTTCATCATTTGTACAGATATAAACATTAATTTTACAGTCATCATGCATCCGGCAAAACTGATTAATCAGATCTATATAAGTGGCATCCGGGAAGAAATATTTGCCTCCCTGCCAAGTAGCATAATCACCCCGACGGATATGTACACCCAGCCTCAATAACTTCCTACCATCGTTTCCATCATGCTGGTCCAGCCAATGATTAACCCTGCTTTTTATAGACGATTTTATATCAAAAAGATCCAGAATCTCCCTCCTGTATTTAAGGAGCAGTTCCGGAAAACGGAATCCCCACTGATCCACAACCACTATTCCGGAGTTACGAACTTCTGCCACAACCTGCGGATTTGTATCTTCCGATACAATTTTCAAGAGACGCAATGCAATGCACATCTTCGCCAGAAGATAACTGCCAAAATTGTGATACCATTTCCTGCAAATCCGGAAATACTGATATTTATAAGAAAATCTCATTGAGAAGACAAATATCCCATACTCCCTTCCGAAAGCATAGGCATGAGCATACTGCAATATATTATTGCACATTTGTCCATATCCTTTTACAATTATCATATCATTCTCTGTAAAGTGGATAAATTGGTTATCTTATCAAATTCATATAAAAAAGTATTCATCCAAAGTGGGGCGGAATAATGCTTTATCAGTTCTTTCTTATATTCCGGCAACATCGTTTCATTGGCCCAAAGCCGTTTTGCCATTCGAGCCTTTATCACCAAACGCTGATAGGCAGAAAAGCTCAGCAATTCGGCCACAGCCTCCATCACTCTATACCCTTCCGAATAATACAATCCTTGCAATTCTGCTTTAGGGGAAACCTTATTGAGATGCTGCCTGAAATAGTTCAGTTTGCGATTGACATAAATAATCTTACCCAAACTGGCTATTCTTGCCCAGCAAAGCCAGTCACCACACAGCTTGTACTGATACAAGTCCTTGCAAATGGCTTCATAAGCCGATTTTCTAAAAAGAACCATACTCGCATTAAAAACAGGATTGCAAAATACCATATTGTGTTTCACAAACGATACGCCTTCATACATTTTGGAAGCTTCTTGCGACCGGAAAGATTTCAAATTCCAGTCGCGTTCCATAATGCCACCATCACCATCTACAAGATAAGAAGCCGAAAAGACAAGCATAATATCCTTCCTCTGTTCTATTTGGGCAACAGTAGCAGAAAGGAAGTGAGAATCCGCATAGTCGTCACTTTCCGCAATCCAGATGAAGTCGCCTTTAGCCATCGAAATACCCTTATCCCATTGAGCGAATACATTTCCACCATTCACTTCATTGTAAACGACAGCAGAGACTTTTTCTTCATTTTTATACCGTTCTATGATATCCCGGCTATTGTCAGAAGAACAATCATCCAGAATAATCACTTCAAAGTCCCGGTAAGACTGGGCTAAGACAGTATCTATACGTTTATTCAGATAC
Above is a window of Bacteroides helcogenes P 36-108 DNA encoding:
- a CDS encoding glycosyltransferase family 2 protein; the protein is MKISIVINTYNAEKHLKEVLESVKGFDEILVCDMESTDHTIKIAQEYGCKIVTFEKKNYNIVEPARQFAIEQTSHSWVLVVDADEVVTKELRDYLYANISREDCPDGILIPRKNYFMGKFMHCYYPDHILRFFKKEKTYWPPIIHVSPEVKGTLYKIPPKRKELAFEHLANDLVSDIVRKTNDYTENEVTKKAHKHYTVFALLHRPLFRFFKGYILKQGFRDGVPGFIRACLDGYYQFVMVAKILERQHRKGITAKQR
- a CDS encoding capsular polysaccharide synthesis protein: MKHDHLCARIRKLFATLVSALVPQKELRHKVRDLLHPYNAQRTIAYFQKEYVCKLQFPDMYAETEQEGPFFSPYIWQCWLQGTEQAPDVVRRCLRSVEVYKEAGQQVILLTEDNISDYLELPPYILEKRRKGIIPDAQFSDILRVYLLDKYGGLWIDATCLLTSSIPEWVYRQPFFVFQSAGEFAYTQIQSCFLYSSRSSWLLKAWKEILDSYWKNEDSMMHYFQLHLMFVALVTDNKYAKKCYATMKKVSEAPTKELYELLSHPTCDAEKLKEISDRSFVHKLTYKTPLFFPESF
- a CDS encoding glycosyltransferase family 2 protein, producing the protein MIKDKVSVIVATYNWKEALELSLGSLLNQTVPPGEIIIADDGSGDDTRKLIERLKATTEIPVIHLWQEDQGFRKTVILNKAMAQAQYDYLIQIDGDVIVERHFIQDHLEIAEHNCFVCGSRVKLGAAITAKILANRGLEISLFDMPISFMLNSFRSKILRQFVATKYGKKVDHLRGCNMAFWKKDIITVNGYNEDLLQWGHEDGELGFRLFFAGVRKKFLKMGGIVYHLNHKESSRSNEEYHLAELERTKKEHRKYCTNGINKYL
- a CDS encoding alpha-1,2-fucosyltransferase, with amino-acid sequence MIIVKGYGQMCNNILQYAHAYAFGREYGIFVFSMRFSYKYQYFRICRKWYHNFGSYLLAKMCIALRLLKIVSEDTNPQVVAEVRNSGIVVVDQWGFRFPELLLKYRREILDLFDIKSSIKSRVNHWLDQHDGNDGRKLLRLGVHIRRGDYATWQGGKYFFPDATYIDLINQFCRMHDDCKINVYICTNDEKLCLDQYRQEIGHSVYLFRGSGVEDLYLLSQCDYLIGVKSTFSLVAAFYRDIPLYWIMDRDKPFSPDSFRYFKDLFTTV
- a CDS encoding glycosyltransferase family 2 protein, which gives rise to MPKVSVIVPNYNHALYLNKRIDTVLAQSYRDFEVIILDDCSSDNSRDIIERYKNEEKVSAVVYNEVNGGNVFAQWDKGISMAKGDFIWIAESDDYADSHFLSATVAQIEQRKDIMLVFSASYLVDGDGGIMERDWNLKSFRSQEASKMYEGVSFVKHNMVFCNPVFNASMVLFRKSAYEAICKDLYQYKLCGDWLCWARIASLGKIIYVNRKLNYFRQHLNKVSPKAELQGLYYSEGYRVMEAVAELLSFSAYQRLVIKARMAKRLWANETMLPEYKKELIKHYSAPLWMNTFLYEFDKITNLSTLQRMI